One genomic window of Phaeobacter piscinae includes the following:
- a CDS encoding Tn3 family transposase — protein MPRRQILNARQRAALFDLPSDQETLLRHYTLADDDIEHIQSRRRSHNRFGFALQLCAFRYPGRLLVPGEIIPSVIAEFLAAQLGSNPDDLADYAHRAETRREHLADLREIYGYKMFTGRGARDLTEWLAGEAETTQSNADLAQRFVDRCRLSMMIVPGVTTVERLCADALVAAERRIETRIVDRLDDDAKHKLGGLLSELIDDRITRLVWLRQFEIGSNSADACRLLERLELLQGLNLSPGILDGIPPHRVTRLRRQGERYFADGLRDISSDRRLAILAVCVIEWAAAIADAIVETHDRIVGKTWREAKKICDAQVDAQKVTIEQTLRSFTELGSALLAARADGSDLNAAIADHPGWAGLESLIAQSSKLTGALAADPLSHVKQGYRRFRRYTPRMLRALDIEAASVSTPLLQAAQIVSGAVASGTRPTGFLRRTSKWHRHLSAEPEDDHRLWEVAVLFHLRDAFRSGDIWLAHSKRYADLKQALVPVDAAKLVPRLTVPFDPDTWVRDRKARMADGLKHLAKAARNGAIPGGTIEDGILHVDRLKHDVPPEADELVLDLYRRLPDARITDILMDVEDDIGFGEAFTHLRTGVPCTDKIGLLNVLLAEGLNLGLSKMAEATSTHNYFQLSRISRWHVESDAINRALAMVAKAQSDLPMARFWGTGVTASSDGQFFPASRQGEAMNLINAKYGSEPGRKAYTHVSDQFGPFATQDIPATVSEAPYILDGLLMNEAGRNIKEQYADTGGFTDHVFAVTSLLSYRFIPRIRDLPSKRLYVFDPAATPQNLRNMIGGKIREDLIRQNWPNILRAVATMASGSIPPSQILKKLASYPRQHELALALREVGRVERTLFIIDWLLDADMQRRAQIGLNKGEAHHALKNALRIGRQGEIRDRTAEGQHYRMAGLNLLAALVIYWNTKQLGLAVAARMKEGKDSPDALLSHISPLGWAHILLTGEYRWRKARQ, from the coding sequence TTGCCACGACGACAGATTTTGAATGCCCGCCAACGGGCCGCGCTCTTTGACTTGCCGAGCGATCAAGAAACGCTGCTGCGGCATTACACCTTGGCGGATGATGACATTGAGCACATCCAATCTCGCCGCCGGTCGCACAACCGTTTTGGCTTTGCCCTTCAGCTCTGTGCATTTCGATATCCGGGGCGGCTCTTGGTGCCCGGTGAAATCATCCCGTCAGTGATCGCGGAATTCCTCGCGGCGCAGCTTGGTTCGAACCCCGACGATCTGGCCGATTATGCGCATCGTGCTGAAACCCGCCGCGAACACTTGGCCGACCTGCGCGAAATCTACGGGTACAAGATGTTCACCGGGCGTGGGGCCCGCGACCTCACAGAATGGTTGGCGGGCGAAGCTGAAACAACGCAATCCAACGCCGATCTCGCCCAAAGATTTGTGGATCGCTGCCGCCTGTCCATGATGATTGTGCCTGGGGTCACCACTGTCGAACGGCTTTGCGCGGATGCCTTGGTTGCCGCCGAACGGCGGATCGAGACCCGGATCGTTGATCGGCTCGATGACGATGCAAAGCATAAGCTGGGCGGCTTGCTGTCTGAGTTGATTGACGACCGGATCACCCGTTTGGTCTGGTTGCGCCAGTTTGAGATTGGCTCGAACTCCGCTGATGCTTGTCGTTTGTTGGAACGTTTGGAGCTTTTGCAGGGTCTCAATCTCAGCCCCGGCATCCTCGATGGTATCCCACCTCACCGGGTCACACGCCTCCGCCGCCAAGGCGAACGCTACTTTGCTGACGGCTTGCGTGACATATCCAGTGACCGGCGGCTTGCGATCCTGGCTGTCTGCGTCATCGAATGGGCCGCTGCCATCGCGGACGCCATTGTCGAAACCCACGATAGGATCGTTGGGAAGACTTGGCGAGAAGCCAAGAAGATCTGTGATGCGCAGGTCGATGCTCAGAAGGTGACCATTGAACAGACGCTACGCTCATTCACAGAACTCGGATCAGCGTTGTTGGCTGCAAGGGCAGATGGTTCCGATCTGAATGCCGCTATCGCAGATCACCCAGGATGGGCCGGTTTGGAAAGCCTGATCGCCCAATCCTCTAAGCTGACCGGAGCGCTTGCCGCTGACCCGCTCAGTCACGTCAAACAAGGCTATCGGCGCTTCCGACGATATACGCCGCGTATGCTGCGTGCTCTGGATATTGAAGCCGCGTCTGTCAGCACCCCGCTTTTGCAGGCGGCACAGATTGTGTCTGGGGCAGTTGCTTCAGGTACGCGCCCAACGGGGTTCCTGCGCAGAACTTCGAAATGGCACAGGCATCTGAGCGCGGAACCCGAAGACGATCACCGATTGTGGGAGGTGGCCGTCTTGTTCCATCTGCGTGACGCCTTCCGTTCAGGCGATATCTGGCTCGCGCATTCCAAGCGCTACGCCGACCTCAAACAGGCGCTTGTCCCGGTTGATGCCGCAAAATTGGTGCCGCGACTGACTGTTCCCTTTGATCCTGATACCTGGGTAAGAGACCGAAAAGCGAGAATGGCAGATGGTTTGAAACATCTCGCCAAAGCAGCGCGAAACGGAGCCATCCCCGGCGGCACAATTGAAGATGGCATCTTGCATGTTGATCGTCTGAAACACGACGTACCGCCAGAAGCAGATGAGCTTGTACTTGATCTGTATCGCCGTCTGCCTGATGCGCGCATCACTGACATTCTGATGGATGTGGAAGACGACATCGGATTTGGCGAGGCCTTCACCCATCTCCGCACGGGTGTACCGTGTACAGATAAAATCGGCCTGTTGAATGTCCTTTTGGCTGAAGGCCTGAACCTTGGCTTGAGCAAGATGGCAGAGGCAACCAGCACCCATAATTACTTTCAGCTTTCCCGCATCTCGCGGTGGCATGTCGAAAGCGATGCCATCAATCGCGCTCTGGCCATGGTGGCCAAAGCCCAATCTGACCTGCCAATGGCCCGTTTCTGGGGAACCGGCGTGACTGCATCAAGTGACGGCCAGTTCTTCCCTGCGTCCCGGCAGGGCGAAGCCATGAATCTGATCAACGCAAAATACGGCTCCGAACCAGGCCGCAAAGCCTATACCCACGTCTCCGACCAGTTCGGCCCGTTCGCGACGCAAGACATTCCGGCCACAGTCAGCGAAGCGCCCTACATCCTCGATGGCCTGTTGATGAACGAGGCAGGCAGAAACATCAAAGAGCAATATGCCGATACCGGCGGCTTCACTGATCACGTCTTTGCCGTGACATCACTGCTGTCTTATCGGTTCATCCCACGTATCCGCGATCTCCCATCAAAGCGGCTCTACGTCTTCGATCCTGCGGCCACGCCCCAAAATTTGCGTAACATGATCGGCGGCAAAATCCGCGAAGACCTGATCCGCCAGAACTGGCCAAACATTCTGCGCGCGGTCGCAACAATGGCATCCGGGTCTATCCCACCCAGTCAAATCTTGAAGAAACTGGCATCGTATCCCCGTCAGCATGAGCTGGCCTTGGCTTTGCGAGAAGTCGGGCGTGTTGAGCGGACGCTCTTCATCATCGACTGGCTACTCGATGCGGACATGCAGCGCCGCGCCCAGATCGGCTTGAACAAAGGCGAAGCCCACCACGCTCTGAAAAACGCCCTGCGCATCGGACGCCAGGGCGAAATCCGAGACCGCACCGCTGAAGGCCAACACTACCGCATGGCAGGGCTGAACCTGCTGGCTGCACTCGTCATTTACTGGAATACAAAACAACTTGGCCTCGCCGTCGCGGCCCGAATGAAAGAAGGTAAAGACAGCCCAGACGCGCTGCTCTCGCACATCTCACCCCTCGGATGGGCGCATATCCTGCTCACCGGCGAGTACAGGTGGCGAAAAGCGCGCCAATAA
- a CDS encoding recombinase family protein, with amino-acid sequence MTATKIGYARCSTDGQDLTAQKQALETLGVAPDRIYADHGLTGTNRARPGLDQAIAAVRTGDTLVVPKLDRLARSVPDARAIADQLETKGVKLALGASVYDPSDPMGKMFFNILATFAEFESDLIRMRTREGMAIARAKGKLRGKQPKLSDRQQRELTRMHATGDYSISDLAEVFSVSRPTVYRTLNRQTVDP; translated from the coding sequence ATGACTGCGACAAAAATCGGATACGCCCGCTGCTCGACCGACGGCCAAGACCTCACAGCTCAAAAACAGGCGCTCGAAACTTTGGGCGTGGCTCCAGATCGCATCTACGCTGATCATGGATTAACCGGCACCAACCGCGCCCGCCCCGGCCTTGATCAAGCTATCGCTGCTGTGCGGACAGGTGACACGCTCGTTGTTCCAAAGCTCGACCGGCTGGCCCGCTCCGTTCCAGATGCCCGTGCTATCGCCGACCAACTCGAAACGAAGGGCGTCAAACTCGCCTTGGGCGCATCGGTCTATGACCCCTCCGACCCCATGGGAAAGATGTTCTTCAACATCCTTGCCACTTTTGCTGAGTTTGAATCCGATCTGATCCGCATGCGCACCCGCGAAGGCATGGCCATCGCCCGCGCCAAAGGCAAGCTGCGCGGCAAACAGCCAAAACTATCAGACAGGCAGCAACGCGAACTCACCCGCATGCATGCGACCGGTGATTATTCAATCAGTGACCTCGCAGAGGTGTTTTCGGTGTCACGGCCAACCGTCTATCGAACGCTGAATCGACAGACCGTTGATCCATAG
- a CDS encoding sigma-70 family RNA polymerase sigma factor translates to MADINDIEDWIVRVGLGDRKAFNALYDATSAKLFGVCLRVLNNRAEAEEALQEAFIRVWQRADRFKANGYSPMTWLITLTRNLAIDRLRARKAPNDDISERADIADQGPTPEQSVMAASDRRRIDHCLDELDDPKAGAVRGAYIMGETYEDLAARYAVPVNTMRTWLRRSLLKLRECLTR, encoded by the coding sequence ATGGCTGATATAAATGACATTGAGGATTGGATTGTGCGGGTCGGACTTGGGGACCGCAAAGCATTTAATGCGCTATATGATGCAACCTCGGCGAAACTTTTTGGCGTTTGCTTACGTGTTTTAAACAACCGGGCCGAAGCAGAAGAGGCTTTGCAAGAGGCGTTTATCCGCGTGTGGCAACGTGCGGATCGCTTCAAGGCGAATGGCTATAGCCCGATGACATGGTTAATCACACTGACCCGCAATCTGGCGATAGATCGTTTGCGGGCCAGAAAAGCACCGAATGATGATATTAGCGAACGCGCAGATATCGCCGATCAAGGCCCCACGCCGGAACAATCGGTGATGGCCGCTTCGGACAGGCGCAGGATTGATCATTGTTTGGATGAACTGGACGATCCCAAAGCAGGCGCGGTGCGTGGTGCCTATATAATGGGGGAGACCTACGAAGATTTAGCCGCTCGATATGCGGTGCCTGTAAACACCATGCGCACTTGGCTGCGCCGGAGTTTACTAAAGTTGAGAGAGTGTTTGACGCGATGA
- a CDS encoding anti-sigma factor: MSSAQTYNPDDDVLAAEYALHLLSPTERASFKERLRDDAALRDLVRGWEEHFFVFSDEVAEVAPPKRAKSAIDRRLFGPELTSRSTIWAWLLGTGGIAAVAFAVALFVMPFLQDPLQINPTHTAEVATEDRSLVIVAAFSAVSNALVVRRTQGSPATGRVHEMWLILEGATAPISLGLIPEGNEGRIAIPQELAGRLTAALFAVSDEPTGGSPTGQPTGAVLAAGPIQAL; the protein is encoded by the coding sequence ATGAGCAGTGCACAGACATATAACCCGGATGACGATGTTCTGGCGGCAGAATATGCCTTGCATCTGCTGTCGCCAACGGAGCGGGCCAGCTTTAAGGAACGTTTGCGCGACGATGCTGCGCTCCGTGATCTTGTGCGCGGATGGGAAGAGCACTTTTTTGTGTTTTCCGATGAAGTCGCTGAAGTCGCGCCGCCGAAACGGGCAAAGTCCGCCATTGATAGGCGTCTCTTTGGACCTGAGCTGACCTCACGAAGCACCATCTGGGCTTGGCTACTTGGCACAGGGGGTATTGCGGCTGTCGCGTTCGCAGTGGCTCTGTTCGTGATGCCGTTCTTGCAGGATCCCCTGCAAATTAATCCGACCCATACTGCAGAAGTCGCGACAGAAGACCGTTCTCTGGTAATTGTCGCAGCCTTTTCGGCGGTTTCCAACGCACTGGTTGTGCGCCGAACGCAAGGCTCCCCAGCGACTGGACGGGTGCATGAAATGTGGCTCATCCTTGAAGGCGCGACGGCACCGATCTCGCTTGGTCTAATTCCTGAAGGAAATGAAGGGCGCATTGCAATTCCTCAAGAACTGGCAGGGCGACTGACTGCGGCGCTGTTCGCGGTTAGCGATGAACCCACTGGCGGTTCGCCAACGGGTCAGCCAACAGGTGCGGTGCTTGCGGCAGGACCAATCCAGGCCTTGTGA
- a CDS encoding fasciclin domain-containing protein has translation MKSLINSVAVVAITCSAAFAASHSAENPMVGGAPMFADKNIVENAVNSADHTTLVAAVQAAGLVETLQSEGPFTVFAPVNAAFDALPEGTVETLLKPENKDQLTKILTCHVVATNALADAIRGMVDDDNGKHPVPTVGGCTLQATYDGDEIFIEDEMGNKATVTIADVKQSNGVIHVIDKVLLPAM, from the coding sequence ATGAAATCCCTGATCAACAGCGTAGCCGTAGTTGCGATCACTTGCTCAGCAGCTTTTGCTGCTAGTCATTCCGCCGAGAACCCGATGGTGGGCGGCGCGCCGATGTTCGCCGACAAAAACATCGTTGAAAACGCCGTTAACTCTGCCGATCACACAACGCTTGTGGCCGCTGTTCAGGCTGCTGGTCTGGTGGAGACTTTGCAAAGCGAAGGCCCGTTCACTGTTTTTGCTCCGGTCAACGCAGCATTTGATGCGCTGCCCGAAGGCACTGTTGAAACCCTGCTTAAACCAGAGAACAAAGACCAGCTGACCAAAATCCTGACCTGCCATGTGGTTGCAACCAATGCATTGGCAGATGCGATCCGCGGTATGGTCGATGACGATAACGGCAAGCACCCCGTACCGACGGTCGGCGGCTGCACACTGCAAGCCACCTATGATGGCGATGAGATCTTTATTGAAGACGAGATGGGCAACAAAGCCACCGTGACCATTGCAGATGTCAAACAATCCAACGGCGTGATCCATGTGATCGACAAGGTTCTTCTGCCTGCCATGTAA
- a CDS encoding fasciclin domain-containing protein, producing the protein MKRTLIVLALSLSTATSAFAANPDVGGAPMFETKNIVENAVNSADHTTLVAAVQAAGLVETLQTPGPFTVFAPVNDAFAALPAGTVETLLKPENKDTLVKILTAHVVAGDISANQIRRNAGADGFYHMQAVSGDALSAQVRGNNIYIYDENGNAGKITISDVNQSNGVIHVVNKVLLPK; encoded by the coding sequence ATGAAACGCACGCTTATTGTTTTGGCCCTGAGCCTGTCGACTGCAACCTCTGCCTTCGCTGCGAACCCGGATGTAGGCGGCGCGCCAATGTTTGAAACGAAAAACATCGTCGAGAATGCTGTTAACTCCGCTGATCACACCACGCTTGTCGCTGCTGTGCAGGCTGCTGGTCTGGTTGAGACGCTCCAAACACCTGGTCCCTTTACGGTATTCGCCCCTGTCAACGATGCCTTTGCAGCGCTTCCTGCTGGAACCGTTGAAACCCTGCTCAAGCCTGAAAACAAAGATACTTTGGTGAAAATCCTGACTGCTCACGTCGTTGCAGGCGACATCTCTGCCAATCAGATCCGTCGTAACGCCGGTGCTGATGGTTTCTATCACATGCAAGCCGTCTCTGGAGATGCCCTGTCAGCGCAGGTGCGTGGCAATAATATTTATATCTACGATGAAAATGGAAACGCCGGGAAAATTACGATTTCTGATGTGAACCAGTCGAACGGTGTCATCCATGTGGTGAACAAAGTTCTGTTGCCGAAGTAA
- the msrB gene encoding peptide-methionine (R)-S-oxide reductase MsrB: MKRRDFIALTSSSIALATMGHATTGDFEITRTEAEWRAMLTEAEYLVMREEKTERKFASPLNNEKRDGVYHCRGCDLALYSSDTKYDSGTGWPSFWDVLPNAIGTKMDNTFFTTRTECHCRRCGSHLGHIFNDGPQPTGKRHCLNGLSLVFQAV, encoded by the coding sequence ATGAAACGCCGCGACTTTATCGCCCTAACCAGTAGCTCTATTGCACTCGCCACCATGGGTCACGCCACAACAGGTGATTTCGAAATCACTCGTACAGAAGCCGAATGGCGTGCCATGTTAACCGAGGCAGAGTATCTGGTGATGCGCGAAGAAAAGACCGAACGAAAATTCGCCAGTCCCCTGAATAATGAGAAGCGGGATGGTGTGTATCACTGCAGAGGCTGTGATCTGGCGTTGTATTCTTCGGATACCAAATACGACAGCGGCACCGGCTGGCCCAGCTTTTGGGATGTCCTACCAAACGCTATTGGTACCAAAATGGACAATACGTTCTTTACAACCCGCACCGAATGTCACTGTCGTCGTTGCGGTAGTCACCTGGGACACATCTTCAACGACGGACCGCAGCCAACTGGTAAACGTCATTGCTTAAATGGTTTAAGCTTGGTGTTTCAAGCAGTATGA
- a CDS encoding aldehyde dehydrogenase family protein has translation MNFAPTDLTHSYIDGRWTPVTGTRRSPVINPATETPVAMLHHAGPADVEAAVAAAKRANLAEALGSKDNRVALLERIRAGFDSRRDDLAQAISLEMGAPIDLSRNAQAETFLIQLDATLDALRGFDFAETLHNGDHLIRQPTGVAGLITPWNWPIHQISLKVFAALAAGCPVVLKPSEHTPLNARIFAEILDAADLPPGAFNLLNGDGASVGAQLTDHPDVAVMSFTGSTRAGLEIGASAVRRGARCALEMGGKSPCLVFEDADLDQAMEKILAKTFPNSGQNCNAPTRILIEASAYPAAKEAAQRAAAIWTLGDPARPGDHLGPVANGRQFDHIQTLLHSAIAAGATVLCGGAGRPDDRETGYFVKPTILADVARNAEVVQQEIFGPVIVLQPFEDLNDAIAMANDSEFGLAGYVYSSTPAIQSAVIRRLDCGMVFVNGADLAPGSPFGGTKKSGIGREGGPYGIEEFLELKLVARPA, from the coding sequence ATGAATTTTGCTCCCACCGACCTGACCCACAGCTATATAGATGGCCGCTGGACGCCCGTTACCGGCACCCGGCGCAGCCCCGTCATCAACCCCGCCACCGAGACCCCGGTGGCCATGTTGCATCACGCCGGTCCTGCGGATGTGGAGGCTGCCGTGGCAGCGGCGAAGCGCGCCAATCTGGCGGAAGCACTTGGCAGCAAGGATAACCGGGTCGCCCTGTTGGAGCGGATCAGAGCCGGTTTTGACAGCCGCCGGGACGACCTCGCGCAGGCGATCTCGCTGGAGATGGGGGCGCCGATTGATCTGTCCCGCAACGCGCAGGCTGAAACCTTCCTCATTCAGCTGGATGCCACCCTTGATGCCCTGCGTGGATTTGACTTTGCCGAGACGCTGCACAACGGCGATCATCTGATCCGCCAGCCCACCGGCGTTGCCGGGCTGATCACCCCGTGGAACTGGCCGATCCACCAGATCAGCCTCAAGGTTTTTGCAGCCCTCGCAGCGGGCTGTCCTGTCGTGTTGAAACCCAGCGAGCATACACCGCTCAACGCCCGCATCTTTGCCGAGATTCTGGACGCCGCCGACCTGCCGCCCGGTGCCTTCAACCTGCTCAACGGCGATGGGGCCTCGGTCGGGGCGCAGCTCACCGATCATCCCGATGTGGCGGTGATGTCCTTCACCGGCTCCACCCGCGCCGGGCTTGAGATTGGCGCCAGCGCGGTCCGCCGTGGGGCCCGCTGCGCGCTGGAAATGGGCGGCAAATCCCCCTGTCTGGTGTTCGAAGATGCCGATCTGGATCAGGCAATGGAGAAAATCCTGGCCAAGACCTTTCCCAACTCCGGGCAGAACTGCAACGCGCCAACCCGCATCCTGATTGAGGCCAGCGCCTATCCCGCCGCCAAAGAGGCCGCACAGCGCGCCGCCGCCATCTGGACGCTGGGCGATCCCGCCCGGCCCGGCGATCACCTCGGGCCGGTCGCCAATGGCCGACAGTTCGACCATATCCAGACGCTGTTGCACAGCGCGATTGCCGCCGGGGCCACAGTGCTTTGCGGTGGGGCGGGGCGCCCCGACGACAGGGAAACCGGCTATTTCGTCAAACCGACGATTCTGGCGGATGTGGCGCGCAACGCCGAGGTTGTGCAGCAGGAAATCTTTGGCCCGGTGATCGTGCTGCAACCGTTTGAGGACCTCAACGACGCCATCGCCATGGCCAATGACAGTGAATTCGGGCTCGCCGGCTATGTCTATTCCAGCACCCCCGCTATCCAGTCCGCAGTGATCCGGCGGCTGGACTGCGGCATGGTCTTCGTCAACGGCGCCGACCTCGCCCCCGGCAGCCCCTTCGGCGGAACCAAGAAATCCGGCATCGGCCGCGAGGGCGGCCCCTATGGCATCGAGGAATTTCTGGAACTGAAACTGGTGGCCCGCCCCGCATGA
- a CDS encoding Tn3 family transposase: MFDLYKRVPDTRITDIMLAVDGATGFTDAFTHLRTGSPPKDKISLMNVLLAERLNLGLSKMAEEAVMVTTDIRCTTLERERRGTHPPFAGADIACADNPCDDGEAVSATQRTSPKRRFNRAELGDFQIYPSRNPTPQSRSGQCGCPPRLH; encoded by the coding sequence TTGTTCGATCTATACAAGCGCGTTCCAGACACACGGATCACCGACATCATGCTGGCGGTGGATGGGGCGACCGGGTTCACCGATGCGTTCACCCACCTGCGCACCGGTTCACCGCCGAAAGACAAGATCAGCCTGATGAATGTGCTCTTGGCCGAGAGGCTGAACCTCGGGTTGAGCAAGATGGCCGAAGAAGCGGTGATGGTCACTACCGACATACGCTGCACCACGCTTGAACGCGAAAGACGCGGGACTCACCCGCCTTTCGCTGGTGCGGACATTGCTTGTGCAGATAACCCTTGCGATGATGGCGAGGCCGTTTCGGCAACGCAGCGGACTTCCCCAAAACGGCGGTTCAATCGCGCCGAACTCGGCGATTTTCAAATCTACCCTTCGCGCAATCCGACTCCACAATCTAGGAGTGGTCAGTGCGGTTGTCCGCCGCGCTTGCACTAA
- a CDS encoding GlxA family transcriptional regulator: MPSKNAKTPKTVLFVVFPQVKLLDIAGPLQVFSDANDEIENCYEVVVASSGGGDTPTDTVLPVATRALEDCRALVIDTLIISGGEGAYAASQNPDLLDCIRYLVARSRRVGSVCTGAYVLSATGLLEGRRVVTHWNDCAQLQSDFPHICVEMDPIYINDGCFWSSAGVTAGIDMALAMVAEDCGKHVSLALARSLVAYMVRPGGQSQFSAVLTNQSKDTMGQFDELHTWIENNLASRISVEKLATIAKMSARNFSRVYKCRTGQSPAKAVETMRVDAARRLLEGSGLPVKTIALKTGFGDEERMRRALHRSLHVSPNEYRERFNSSN; encoded by the coding sequence ATGCCCTCTAAAAATGCCAAAACTCCGAAGACGGTTCTGTTTGTCGTTTTCCCACAGGTGAAACTTCTTGATATCGCCGGTCCGCTACAGGTCTTCTCGGATGCCAACGACGAGATAGAAAATTGCTACGAAGTTGTTGTCGCTTCATCGGGGGGCGGCGACACGCCTACCGATACGGTCTTGCCGGTCGCAACCCGCGCACTCGAAGACTGCCGTGCGCTTGTCATTGATACGTTGATCATCTCAGGCGGTGAAGGTGCGTACGCTGCATCACAAAATCCGGATTTACTGGATTGCATCAGGTATCTGGTCGCACGTAGCCGGCGAGTGGGTTCGGTTTGCACTGGTGCCTATGTTCTGTCAGCGACCGGATTGTTGGAGGGCCGTAGGGTTGTGACCCATTGGAACGACTGCGCGCAGTTGCAATCCGATTTCCCGCATATATGCGTTGAAATGGATCCGATCTACATAAACGACGGCTGTTTTTGGTCCTCCGCTGGCGTCACAGCGGGCATCGACATGGCGCTCGCGATGGTTGCCGAGGATTGCGGAAAACACGTTTCGCTGGCGCTGGCGCGGTCACTGGTTGCCTACATGGTGCGACCTGGGGGGCAGTCTCAGTTTAGTGCGGTTCTGACCAACCAGTCGAAAGATACGATGGGCCAGTTTGATGAGTTGCATACCTGGATCGAGAACAACCTTGCGTCGCGGATCAGTGTTGAGAAACTTGCGACAATCGCAAAAATGAGCGCCAGAAATTTTTCACGCGTCTACAAATGTAGGACCGGTCAATCTCCCGCCAAAGCCGTCGAGACGATGCGTGTGGATGCCGCGCGCCGGCTACTGGAGGGCAGTGGATTGCCGGTTAAAACGATCGCCTTAAAGACTGGATTTGGTGATGAAGAACGTATGCGGCGCGCCTTGCACAGAAGCCTGCATGTTTCGCCAAATGAATATCGTGAGAGGTTCAATTCCTCCAACTGA